Proteins co-encoded in one Thermochromatium tepidum ATCC 43061 genomic window:
- the ubiE gene encoding bifunctional demethylmenaquinone methyltransferase/2-methoxy-6-polyprenyl-1,4-benzoquinol methylase UbiE has protein sequence MSDQNTTHFGYQQVPVEEKAKRVRAVFDSVATRYDVMNDLMSFGIHRLWKRHTIELSGVRRGHWVLDLASGTGDLAYRFSGLVGPDGLVVMTDINAKMLGEGRTRMLDRGRVGNVCYCLTNAEQVPFKSDLFDCVTIGFGLRNVTHKEKALDEMFRVLKPGGRALVLEFSHPTIKSLSKVYDAYSFSVLPMLGKLVTHDADSYRYLAESIRMHPDQETLRSMMEASGFERCEYFNHTGGIVAIHRGYKL, from the coding sequence ATGTCCGATCAGAACACCACCCATTTCGGCTATCAGCAAGTGCCGGTCGAGGAAAAGGCCAAACGTGTGCGTGCGGTCTTCGACTCGGTCGCCACACGCTACGATGTGATGAACGACCTGATGTCGTTCGGCATCCATCGGCTGTGGAAGCGTCATACCATCGAACTCTCGGGGGTGCGCCGGGGGCACTGGGTACTGGATCTGGCCTCGGGAACCGGCGATCTGGCCTATCGTTTCTCAGGGCTGGTCGGTCCCGACGGACTGGTGGTGATGACCGACATCAACGCCAAGATGCTCGGCGAGGGCCGAACCCGGATGCTCGATCGCGGTCGGGTCGGCAATGTCTGCTATTGTTTGACCAATGCCGAGCAGGTCCCCTTCAAGAGCGACCTGTTCGACTGCGTCACCATCGGTTTCGGTCTGCGCAACGTCACCCACAAAGAGAAGGCGCTCGACGAGATGTTCCGCGTGCTCAAGCCCGGCGGCCGTGCGCTGGTTTTGGAGTTCTCGCACCCGACCATCAAGTCGCTGAGCAAGGTCTATGATGCCTACTCCTTCTCGGTGCTGCCGATGCTCGGGAAGCTGGTGACGCATGACGCAGACAGCTACCGCTATCTGGCCGAGTCGATCCGCATGCATCCAGATCAGGAGACGCTGCGTTCGATGATGGAGGCCTCCGGTTTCGAGCGGTGCGAATACTTCAATCATACCGGCGGCATCGTCGCCATCCATCGCGGGTACAAGCTATGA
- a CDS encoding RNA-guided endonuclease InsQ/TnpB family protein produces the protein MLRTASIRLNVRPDQVAALGALQSAYADACNRLVPTVIEHRCWNRVALHQLAYARLREETPLGSQMVCNAIFSVCKSYKAQKELGRIKKDEPAPVVHFDRASVHFDKRTYSIKGECLSLYTLSGRIAVPMVLGEHQRRIMASGKAKEAELVCRKGRWYFNLVVESDDADPIASSPVMGVDVGENNLAATSTGKVWGGGQLRHKRNCHLALRRRLQSNGSQSAKQKLRQVSGKERRRVTHINHETSKAIVAEARRIGASKIVMEDLCHIRDRIRAGKRVRARLHRWAFRQLQTFVEYKGKAAGIAVEYVNPAYTSQTCSCCGALGRRVKHRFVCDKCGLRAHADCNASRNLARIGSGAPLPRAAVNTPNVGDAVNHVCCVSQ, from the coding sequence ATGCTGCGCACCGCCTCGATTCGCCTGAATGTTCGCCCGGACCAAGTGGCGGCCTTGGGGGCTCTGCAATCGGCTTATGCCGATGCCTGCAACCGCTTGGTGCCGACGGTGATCGAACATCGCTGCTGGAACCGCGTGGCGCTGCACCAGTTGGCCTATGCCCGGCTGCGCGAGGAAACACCGCTGGGCTCGCAAATGGTCTGCAACGCCATCTTCTCGGTCTGTAAGTCCTACAAGGCGCAAAAGGAACTCGGTCGCATCAAGAAGGACGAGCCCGCACCTGTAGTGCACTTCGACCGCGCCAGTGTCCATTTCGACAAGCGAACGTACTCCATTAAAGGGGAGTGCCTGAGTCTCTACACCCTTTCTGGCCGCATCGCCGTCCCGATGGTGCTTGGAGAGCATCAGCGCCGCATCATGGCCTCGGGCAAGGCCAAAGAAGCCGAGTTGGTTTGTCGCAAGGGTCGCTGGTATTTCAACCTCGTCGTCGAGTCCGACGATGCGGACCCCATTGCATCCAGCCCCGTCATGGGCGTGGATGTCGGAGAAAACAATCTCGCTGCCACCAGCACGGGCAAGGTATGGGGCGGCGGGCAACTGCGCCACAAGCGCAACTGCCACCTTGCCCTTCGTCGTCGTTTGCAGTCCAACGGCAGCCAAAGCGCCAAACAGAAGCTGCGGCAGGTCTCTGGCAAAGAGCGGCGACGTGTGACGCACATCAACCACGAAACGAGCAAAGCGATCGTTGCCGAAGCGCGGCGCATTGGTGCTTCCAAGATCGTGATGGAAGACTTGTGCCATATCCGCGACCGCATCCGGGCTGGCAAGCGCGTGAGAGCGAGACTGCATCGCTGGGCTTTCCGGCAACTTCAGACCTTTGTCGAATACAAGGGTAAGGCTGCCGGAATCGCGGTCGAATACGTCAATCCGGCCTACACCAGCCAGACGTGTTCTTGCTGCGGGGCGTTGGGTCGGCGCGTCAAGCATCGTTTCGTGTGCGACAAGTGTGGTCTCCGGGCGCACGCCGACTGTAACGCCAGTCGAAACCTGGCCCGGATTGGCAGTGGAGCCCCGCTGCCAAGGGCGGCTGTAAACACGCCCAATGTTGGGGATGCGGTCAACCATGTTTGCTGCGTCTCACAATAA
- the tnpA gene encoding IS200/IS605 family transposase → MVDIVTKRNCVYQTAYHVIWCPKYRHDILTGLVAEEMGAMLDAICAERGWPMISKEIQPDHVHLFVSIPPALAVADAVKILKGTTARKLFQRFPWLKNRLLDGHLWSPSYYVGTAGNVSAETIRRYIERSEHVTKRR, encoded by the coding sequence ATGGTTGACATAGTAACCAAAAGGAACTGCGTCTATCAAACGGCATACCATGTGATCTGGTGTCCGAAGTATCGGCATGATATACTAACGGGACTGGTGGCAGAGGAAATGGGGGCGATGCTGGATGCGATTTGCGCGGAGCGCGGCTGGCCGATGATCTCCAAAGAGATTCAGCCCGATCACGTCCACCTGTTTGTCAGCATCCCGCCAGCCCTTGCTGTGGCCGATGCCGTAAAAATCCTGAAAGGGACAACGGCGCGCAAGCTGTTTCAGCGGTTTCCGTGGCTCAAGAACCGCCTTTTGGACGGGCATCTGTGGTCGCCCTCCTACTATGTCGGCACGGCAGGTAACGTCAGCGCCGAGACGATCCGGCGCTACATCGAACGATCCGAACACGTCACCAAGCGGCGATAA
- the yjgA gene encoding ribosome biogenesis factor YjgA, with protein sequence MRRVYEPDDRTQGPSKGQIKRDKLALQVLAERMALRPRPELERLNLSEATWAALAETPRIKDLRARRRHWKHIANLLEREDRAAIHALMDGAEGHERAATARHQALERWRERLISEGDVALAAFIAEYPEVDRQHLRALVRAAQRDSVRGKPDAPRKLFRFLRESLD encoded by the coding sequence TTGCGGAGGGTCTATGAACCGGACGATCGGACGCAAGGGCCAAGCAAGGGCCAGATCAAGCGCGACAAGCTGGCGCTCCAGGTGCTCGCCGAGCGGATGGCCTTAAGACCGCGCCCTGAATTGGAGCGGCTGAATCTCAGCGAGGCGACCTGGGCCGCGCTCGCCGAGACACCGCGTATCAAGGATCTACGTGCGCGCAGGCGTCACTGGAAGCACATCGCCAATCTGCTCGAACGCGAGGACAGGGCGGCTATTCATGCGCTCATGGATGGAGCCGAGGGGCACGAACGTGCCGCCACCGCGCGCCATCAGGCGCTGGAGCGCTGGCGCGAGCGTCTGATCAGCGAGGGTGATGTGGCCCTGGCTGCATTCATCGCCGAGTACCCAGAGGTCGATCGCCAGCACCTGCGTGCACTGGTCCGGGCCGCCCAGCGTGACAGCGTGCGCGGCAAGCCAGATGCGCCACGCAAGCTGTTTCGGTTCTTGCGCGAATCCCTGGACTGA
- the ubiB gene encoding ubiquinone biosynthesis regulatory protein kinase UbiB yields the protein MMGVRQALRLLRINWVLLRHGLDEVILATHLFRPLRWIKYLLPWYWIRRDLPPYPVRIRLALEDLGPIFVKFGQILSTRRDLLPDNLAVELARLQDQVPPFDGETARALIEKAWGRPIEEVLDQFDPVPLASASIAQVHTARLKDGTEVVVKVLRPGIERTIRQDLSLMYTVAHLAQKYWKDGRRLRPVEVVREYEKTIYDELDLQREAANASQLRRNWFGSEMLYIPEVYWDWTRPNVMVMERIYGTPVSEVERLKAQGVSMKVLGERGVEIFFTQVFRDNFFHADMHPGNIFVEPSGRYISIDFGIVGSLTTEDQRYLAENLLAFFERDYRRVAELHVESGWVPPGTRVDEFEAAIRTVSEPIFEKPLAEISFGHFLVRLFQTARRFDMEIQPQLVLLEKTLLNIEGLGRQLYPELDLWTTAKPYMERWMKDQVGLKGLFDRTRRNLYSVADQVPELPLVAYRMLMAYDKQVRSAKFDQARVREDQTAASEAMLKSIGGATLLICATLVLLLGPGHWLPEQAAAGVIVAAYLAGAWLFISAARVD from the coding sequence ATGATGGGTGTACGTCAGGCGTTGCGCCTGCTCCGGATCAACTGGGTACTGCTGCGTCATGGGCTGGACGAGGTCATCCTCGCCACCCATCTGTTCCGTCCGTTGCGCTGGATCAAATACCTCTTGCCCTGGTATTGGATCCGGCGCGACCTGCCACCCTACCCGGTGCGGATCCGCTTGGCGTTGGAGGACTTAGGGCCGATCTTCGTCAAGTTTGGACAGATCCTTTCCACCCGGCGCGACCTGCTACCGGATAACCTGGCGGTGGAACTGGCCCGGCTCCAGGATCAGGTCCCACCCTTCGATGGCGAGACGGCGCGCGCCCTGATCGAGAAGGCCTGGGGCCGACCGATCGAGGAGGTCCTCGACCAATTCGACCCGGTGCCGCTCGCCTCGGCCTCGATCGCCCAGGTCCATACCGCCCGGCTCAAGGACGGGACCGAGGTGGTGGTCAAGGTCTTGCGCCCCGGCATCGAGCGCACCATCCGACAGGATCTAAGCCTGATGTATACCGTGGCACATCTGGCCCAAAAATACTGGAAAGATGGCCGCCGGCTGCGTCCGGTCGAGGTGGTGCGCGAATACGAGAAGACCATCTACGATGAGCTCGACCTCCAGCGCGAGGCGGCCAATGCCTCACAGCTGCGCCGCAACTGGTTCGGGAGCGAGATGCTCTATATCCCCGAGGTCTACTGGGACTGGACCCGGCCCAATGTCATGGTGATGGAGCGCATCTATGGCACCCCGGTCAGCGAGGTGGAGCGGCTCAAGGCCCAGGGCGTGAGCATGAAGGTGCTCGGCGAGCGCGGGGTGGAGATCTTCTTTACCCAGGTCTTCCGCGACAATTTCTTTCACGCCGACATGCACCCGGGCAACATCTTCGTCGAGCCCTCGGGGCGCTATATCTCGATCGACTTCGGCATCGTCGGCTCGCTCACCACCGAGGACCAGCGCTATCTGGCGGAGAACCTGCTAGCCTTCTTCGAGCGCGACTATCGGCGCGTGGCCGAGCTGCATGTCGAGTCCGGTTGGGTGCCGCCCGGGACCCGGGTCGATGAGTTCGAGGCGGCGATCCGCACCGTCAGTGAGCCGATCTTCGAAAAGCCCCTGGCCGAGATCTCGTTTGGCCACTTCTTGGTGCGGCTGTTTCAGACCGCACGCCGTTTCGATATGGAGATCCAGCCGCAGCTCGTGCTCCTAGAGAAGACCCTGCTCAACATCGAGGGTCTGGGGCGTCAGCTCTATCCCGAGCTCGATCTCTGGACCACGGCCAAACCCTACATGGAGCGCTGGATGAAGGATCAGGTCGGGCTGAAGGGGCTGTTCGATCGCACCAGGCGCAACCTCTACTCGGTTGCCGATCAGGTGCCTGAGCTACCCCTGGTCGCCTATCGGATGCTCATGGCCTACGACAAACAGGTGCGCAGTGCCAAGTTCGATCAGGCCCGGGTCCGGGAGGATCAGACCGCGGCCTCGGAGGCCATGCTCAAGTCTATCGGAGGCGCGACCCTGCTGATCTGTGCGACCCTGGTGTTGCTGCTCGGTCCGGGTCACTGGCTGCCCGAGCAAGCCGCCGCCGGCGTGATCGTGGCGGCCTACCTGGCCGGAGCCTGGCTGTTCATCTCGGCGGCGCGGGTGGACTGA
- the hslU gene encoding ATP-dependent protease ATPase subunit HslU, producing MSEITPQRIVAELDKHIVGQNEAKRAVAIALRNRWRRARIPEPMRSEITPKNILMIGPTGVGKTEIARRLAKLANAPFIKVEATKFTEVGYVGRDVDSIIRDLADIGLKMAREQEMAKLANLAEAAAEERILDVLLPPPSGFEEESRSTVTSATREKMRAKLRSGELDDREIEIQVAAAPLGVEIMAPPGMEEMSNQLQGLFQSLGQGRMKRRKLRIRDARRLLKDEEAAKRVNDEELKLRALENVEQNGIVFIDEIDKVAKREGTTGVDVSREGVQRDLLPLVEGCTVSTKHGAVRTDHILFIASGAFHLAKPSDLIPELQGRLPIRVELKALTTDDFVRILTEPDASLTDQYKALLATEGVNLVFTEDGIRRIAEIAWQVNEKTENIGARRLHTVMERLLEDVSFNASELDRVTITINAAYVDQNMADLAADEDLSRYIL from the coding sequence ATGTCTGAAATCACCCCCCAACGCATCGTCGCCGAGCTCGACAAACACATCGTCGGCCAGAACGAGGCCAAGCGCGCCGTGGCCATTGCGCTGCGCAACCGCTGGCGCCGTGCTCGGATCCCCGAGCCGATGCGCTCCGAGATCACACCCAAGAACATCCTCATGATCGGCCCGACCGGGGTCGGCAAGACCGAGATCGCGCGCCGCCTGGCCAAGCTCGCCAATGCCCCCTTCATCAAGGTCGAGGCGACCAAGTTCACCGAGGTCGGGTATGTCGGACGTGATGTCGATTCGATCATCCGCGATCTAGCGGACATCGGTTTGAAGATGGCGCGTGAACAGGAGATGGCCAAGCTCGCCAATCTCGCGGAGGCGGCGGCCGAGGAGCGCATCCTCGACGTGCTGTTACCGCCGCCGTCCGGCTTCGAGGAGGAGAGCCGCTCGACGGTGACTTCGGCCACGCGCGAAAAAATGCGTGCCAAACTGCGCTCCGGCGAACTGGACGATCGCGAGATCGAGATCCAGGTCGCGGCCGCGCCGCTCGGGGTCGAGATCATGGCCCCACCCGGTATGGAAGAGATGTCAAACCAGCTCCAGGGCCTGTTCCAGAGCCTGGGCCAGGGCCGGATGAAGCGGCGCAAGCTACGCATCCGTGATGCGCGCAGGCTGCTCAAGGACGAAGAGGCCGCCAAGCGCGTCAACGACGAAGAGCTAAAATTGCGCGCCCTGGAGAATGTCGAGCAGAACGGGATCGTCTTCATCGACGAGATCGACAAGGTGGCCAAGCGCGAAGGCACCACGGGTGTGGACGTCTCGCGCGAAGGGGTGCAGCGCGACCTGCTACCCTTGGTCGAAGGCTGCACGGTCTCGACCAAGCATGGCGCGGTACGCACCGACCATATCCTGTTCATCGCCTCGGGCGCCTTCCACCTGGCCAAGCCCTCGGACCTGATCCCCGAGCTCCAGGGCCGGCTGCCGATCCGGGTCGAATTGAAGGCCCTGACCACGGACGACTTCGTGCGCATCCTCACCGAACCCGACGCCTCGCTCACCGATCAATACAAGGCCCTGCTGGCCACTGAAGGCGTGAACCTGGTGTTCACGGAGGACGGCATCCGCCGCATCGCCGAGATCGCCTGGCAGGTCAATGAGAAGACCGAGAACATCGGCGCACGGCGTCTACACACGGTCATGGAGCGTCTGCTGGAGGATGTCTCCTTCAATGCCTCCGAACTCGACCGCGTGACCATTACCATCAATGCCGCCTATGTCGATCAGAACATGGCCGATCTGGCCGCCGACGAGGATCTGTCGCGTTATATCCTGTAA
- a CDS encoding DUF2384 domain-containing protein gives MTDLTLDERLLLTRRTMQLLEDWGVAARDILDLLQLPETIKVRHIGRFHDQEAFPDDPAVNRRLAYLNRIEQALHTYFPRNPEMRKLWVRRANKQFGHRAPVAVMIEDGESGLISVLSHLDCTFAWDLTGSRADYRRAS, from the coding sequence ATGACTGATCTCACACTCGATGAACGTCTATTGCTGACCCGGCGCACCATGCAGCTCTTGGAAGACTGGGGAGTGGCCGCGCGCGACATCCTCGATCTGCTGCAACTTCCGGAGACGATCAAGGTGCGCCACATTGGGCGCTTCCACGATCAGGAGGCCTTTCCCGATGACCCGGCGGTCAACCGACGCCTGGCCTATCTGAATCGTATCGAACAGGCGCTCCATACCTATTTCCCGCGTAATCCCGAGATGCGCAAGCTCTGGGTACGGCGCGCCAACAAGCAGTTCGGGCATCGCGCCCCGGTGGCAGTCATGATCGAGGATGGCGAGAGCGGGCTGATCTCGGTACTGTCGCATCTGGACTGTACCTTCGCCTGGGACCTGACCGGCTCGCGCGCCGATTATCGGCGCGCCTCCTAG
- a CDS encoding gamma-butyrobetaine hydroxylase-like domain-containing protein: MPIPTELNLHRQSRVLEIAYEDGTRFKLPCEYLRVYSPSAEVQGHSPDERVLQVGKEDVGIDRIEPVGHYAVCLHFDDEHNTGIYSWDYLYRLGTEYEQRWNAYLEELKRAGYTRKTLQS, encoded by the coding sequence ATGCCAATACCCACCGAGCTGAATCTGCACCGTCAATCCCGGGTGCTCGAAATCGCCTATGAGGACGGCACCCGCTTCAAGCTGCCGTGTGAATATCTGCGCGTCTATTCGCCTTCTGCGGAAGTCCAGGGCCATAGCCCGGACGAGCGCGTGCTCCAGGTCGGCAAAGAAGACGTCGGCATCGACCGCATCGAGCCGGTTGGCCACTATGCCGTCTGTCTGCACTTCGACGATGAGCACAACACGGGTATCTACTCCTGGGACTATCTCTACCGTCTCGGCACCGAGTACGAGCAGCGCTGGAATGCCTATCTTGAAGAACTCAAACGGGCCGGCTATACACGCAAGACGCTTCAGTCCTGA
- the recJ gene encoding single-stranded-DNA-specific exonuclease RecJ — protein sequence MSEIRTTIRIRRVPDLDTPIQADTPDELLRLLYANRGLSNPDEVAPGLEALAPLTSLHGLEAALDRLVAAIRSDQFILVVGDYDADGATGSALAVRGLRALGARQVSFLVPSRFSNGYGLSPTLVEAAHAQGAEVILTVDNGISSHTAIARAHALGLSVVVTDHHLPGDALPKAEAIVNPNQPGCTFPSKHLAGVGVVFYLLAALRRRLRESGWFGPGRPEPNLAERLDLVALGTVADVVSLDRNNRILVDQGLRRIRAGRACAGVLALLQVAGRDPARATATDLGFFVAPRLNAAGRLTEMSLGVECLLTDDPARALEMANQLDALNRERRSIEDSMKEAAESVLDALILDGESLPPGLCLFGEDWHQGVSGIVAARIRERYHRPTIAFADAGDGRLRGSGRSIEGLHLRDAIDWVDRRHPGLIEHFGGHAMAAGLTLRPGCLESFRDAFVEAVRVQLGDIPPTPEIRSDGALPVRLLTLETAEALRFAGPWGKDFPEPRFDDLFEVIEARCVGDDRRHLKLRVAPSGGSAIEAIAFGLGERIASVRGMVRLVYRLDINSYRGQNALQLLVDHLAETVDM from the coding sequence ATGTCCGAAATCCGAACCACCATCCGTATCCGGCGCGTCCCAGACCTGGACACCCCTATCCAGGCCGACACCCCAGACGAACTCTTGCGTCTACTCTATGCCAACCGCGGTCTGAGCAACCCAGATGAGGTCGCGCCTGGGCTGGAGGCGCTGGCGCCCCTGACTTCGCTGCATGGCCTAGAGGCCGCCCTGGACCGGCTGGTCGCGGCGATCCGCTCCGACCAGTTCATCCTGGTGGTCGGCGACTATGACGCCGACGGTGCCACCGGCAGCGCGCTCGCGGTGCGCGGGCTGCGCGCCCTAGGGGCGCGCCAGGTGTCCTTTCTGGTCCCGAGCCGCTTTTCCAATGGCTATGGTCTGAGTCCAACCTTGGTCGAGGCGGCACATGCCCAGGGCGCGGAGGTCATCCTGACGGTCGACAACGGGATCTCCAGCCATACTGCGATCGCGCGCGCCCACGCGCTGGGGTTGAGTGTGGTCGTGACCGACCATCACCTGCCGGGCGACGCGCTGCCCAAGGCTGAGGCCATCGTCAATCCCAATCAGCCAGGCTGCACCTTTCCAAGCAAGCATCTGGCCGGAGTCGGGGTGGTCTTCTATCTGCTCGCCGCGCTGCGCAGACGGCTGCGCGAGAGCGGCTGGTTCGGGCCCGGACGGCCCGAACCCAATCTGGCTGAACGACTCGATCTGGTTGCGCTCGGTACGGTCGCCGATGTGGTCAGCCTGGATCGCAACAACCGGATCCTGGTCGATCAGGGGCTCAGACGCATCCGGGCCGGTCGCGCCTGCGCCGGGGTGCTGGCCCTGCTTCAAGTGGCCGGACGCGATCCGGCGCGCGCGACCGCGACCGATCTCGGCTTCTTTGTGGCGCCCCGGCTCAATGCCGCCGGACGGCTGACCGAGATGTCGCTCGGGGTCGAGTGTCTCTTGACCGATGACCCGGCTCGGGCGCTGGAGATGGCCAACCAACTCGACGCACTCAACCGCGAGCGTCGGTCGATCGAGGACAGCATGAAGGAGGCCGCCGAGTCGGTGCTCGATGCCCTCATCCTGGATGGCGAGTCGCTGCCGCCCGGACTCTGTCTGTTCGGCGAGGATTGGCATCAGGGTGTGTCCGGGATCGTCGCTGCCCGGATCCGGGAACGTTATCACCGCCCGACCATCGCCTTTGCCGACGCCGGTGATGGTCGGTTGCGCGGCTCGGGGCGTTCGATCGAGGGGCTGCATCTGCGCGATGCCATCGATTGGGTCGATCGGCGCCACCCGGGGCTGATCGAGCACTTCGGCGGACACGCGATGGCGGCAGGCCTGACGTTGCGTCCAGGGTGCCTGGAGTCGTTTCGAGACGCCTTCGTCGAGGCCGTCCGAGTACAGCTCGGCGACATTCCGCCGACCCCCGAGATCCGCTCCGACGGGGCGCTGCCGGTTAGGCTCCTGACCTTGGAGACCGCCGAGGCGTTGCGGTTCGCTGGACCCTGGGGTAAGGATTTCCCCGAGCCCCGCTTCGATGACCTATTCGAGGTCATAGAGGCGCGCTGTGTGGGCGACGACCGACGGCATCTGAAACTCAGGGTCGCGCCGTCGGGCGGTTCTGCGATCGAGGCCATCGCTTTTGGTCTCGGCGAGCGGATCGCGTCCGTGCGTGGGATGGTGCGTCTGGTCTATCGACTGGACATCAACAGCTATCGCGGTCAGAACGCACTGCAACTGTTGGTCGATCATCTGGCCGAGACGGTGGATATGTGA
- a CDS encoding ubiquinone biosynthesis accessory factor UbiJ: MSVAGLQIPDALLAVLEQAINRFLALDPEGAAALEPLAGRVIAIEVKGFGTRITVIPGARGLQLFGAYDAEPDCLIQGSPLGLVRLGMAGRKESALVSGEVEISGDTALAQAFSAALAGLNVDWEEQLARVIGDPFAHQVGNQVRAAERWGQRTSATLAANLTEYLQEERRLLPSRYEVEAFLNQVDTLRDDVERLAARIERLARQVHGPGHRS, translated from the coding sequence ATGAGTGTGGCTGGCCTCCAGATCCCGGATGCCCTGCTTGCGGTCCTCGAGCAGGCGATCAACCGCTTTCTCGCGCTCGACCCCGAGGGGGCCGCCGCACTTGAACCACTCGCCGGACGCGTCATCGCCATCGAGGTCAAGGGCTTCGGCACCCGCATCACCGTCATCCCAGGCGCGCGCGGTCTGCAACTCTTCGGGGCCTATGACGCCGAGCCGGACTGTCTGATCCAGGGATCGCCGCTGGGGCTAGTACGGCTGGGGATGGCTGGGCGCAAGGAGTCCGCACTCGTCTCCGGCGAGGTCGAGATCTCGGGCGACACCGCCCTCGCTCAGGCATTCAGCGCGGCGCTGGCGGGATTGAATGTGGATTGGGAGGAGCAGCTGGCGCGCGTCATCGGCGATCCCTTCGCGCATCAGGTCGGCAACCAGGTGCGCGCGGCCGAGCGCTGGGGCCAGCGCACCTCGGCCACGCTGGCGGCCAATCTCACTGAATATCTGCAAGAGGAGCGCCGCCTGCTGCCGAGCCGTTACGAGGTCGAGGCGTTCCTGAATCAGGTCGATACCCTGCGCGACGATGTCGAGCGGCTGGCCGCCCGGATCGAGCGCCTCGCCAGACAGGTCCACGGGCCCGGTCACCGCTCATGA
- the hslV gene encoding ATP-dependent protease subunit HslV: MENLRGTTILSVRRGDRVVIGGDGQVSLGPTVMKGNARKVRRLYKGQVLAGFAGATADAFTLFERFEGKLEKHQGHLTRAAVEMAKDWRTDRLLRRLEAMLCIADATTSLILSGTGDVIEPEQDIMAIGSGGSFALAAARALVANTELSAREIVEKSLHIAADICIYTNHSLVIEELEAKTD, encoded by the coding sequence ATGGAAAATCTTCGTGGTACGACAATCCTCTCGGTACGACGCGGCGACAGGGTCGTGATCGGCGGCGATGGTCAGGTCTCGCTCGGTCCGACCGTGATGAAGGGCAATGCGCGCAAGGTGCGTCGGCTCTACAAGGGTCAGGTACTGGCCGGTTTTGCCGGGGCCACCGCCGATGCCTTCACCCTGTTCGAGCGCTTCGAGGGTAAGCTCGAAAAGCATCAGGGTCATCTGACCCGCGCCGCGGTCGAGATGGCCAAGGACTGGCGCACGGATCGCCTGCTGCGTCGGCTCGAAGCCATGCTGTGCATCGCCGACGCCACCACCTCGCTCATCCTCTCAGGCACGGGGGACGTCATCGAGCCCGAGCAGGACATCATGGCCATCGGTTCGGGCGGTTCATTCGCGCTCGCGGCCGCGCGCGCCCTGGTCGCCAATACCGAGCTCTCAGCGCGCGAGATCGTCGAAAAGAGTCTACACATCGCCGCTGATATCTGTATCTATACCAACCATAGCCTCGTCATCGAGGAGTTGGAGGCCAAGACGGATTGA